Proteins encoded in a region of the Stieleria neptunia genome:
- a CDS encoding diacylglycerol/lipid kinase family protein, whose amino-acid sequence MTLDVILFTSPKAGSGAAREQLPRLAGLLAAAGIQCQTMSCPQTLHAVATQRRETGVSQPVVVAAGGDGTISLVAASTFPETPLLPMPMGTENLLARHLGQSNDAEAVMKTLTAGRAVNLDAGEANGRLFLIMATAGFDAEVVRRLHLRRKGHIRRHSYLKPIWQTCRTYRFPAIRVTAIDASGKIIQERRVGWAMAFNLPCYAAGLRIHPAATGDDGNLDLITFAGRGLLSGLGYVLGIVTGLHRRFAGVQENHVLSLRLESDQRVAYELDGDYAGRLPLEIKTLPQRIRLLVPSS is encoded by the coding sequence ATGACGTTGGACGTGATTTTGTTTACCAGCCCGAAAGCGGGCAGCGGTGCGGCACGGGAACAATTGCCCCGGTTGGCCGGATTGCTCGCCGCCGCCGGGATCCAGTGCCAGACGATGTCGTGCCCCCAAACACTGCACGCCGTCGCGACGCAACGGCGTGAAACCGGTGTTTCACAACCGGTCGTGGTCGCCGCCGGCGGTGACGGCACGATCAGCCTGGTCGCAGCCAGCACGTTCCCCGAGACGCCGCTGTTGCCGATGCCGATGGGCACCGAAAATCTGCTGGCCAGGCACCTCGGGCAATCCAATGACGCCGAAGCGGTGATGAAAACGCTGACCGCAGGACGCGCCGTCAACCTCGACGCCGGGGAAGCCAACGGGCGGCTGTTTCTGATCATGGCGACGGCCGGGTTCGATGCCGAAGTCGTCCGCCGCTTGCACCTGCGACGCAAAGGTCACATCCGTCGCCACAGCTACCTGAAACCGATTTGGCAAACCTGCCGGACGTATCGATTCCCGGCGATCCGAGTCACCGCGATCGACGCCTCCGGCAAGATCATTCAGGAACGCCGCGTCGGCTGGGCGATGGCGTTTAACCTGCCCTGCTATGCCGCGGGGTTGCGGATTCATCCCGCGGCAACCGGCGACGATGGGAATCTGGACCTGATCACGTTCGCCGGTCGCGGACTGCTGAGCGGATTGGGCTACGTGCTGGGAATCGTCACCGGACTGCACCGAAGGTTCGCCGGCGTCCAAGAGAACCACGTTTTGAGCCTGCGTTTGGAATCCGACCAACGCGTCGCCTACGAACTCGACGGAGACTACGCCGGACGCCTGCCGCTGGAAATCAAGACCCTGCCCCAACGGATTCGTTTGTTGGTGCCGAGTTCGTAG